Within Gymnogyps californianus isolate 813 chromosome 27, ASM1813914v2, whole genome shotgun sequence, the genomic segment AAGGACGAACCTGTGCAGCTCTGGGAAAAGGAAGCCAAAATCTGGAGGCAAAGCTCACCTGCAAAGAAGAGCAGCTGCAGCGGCGTCCCTGCCCACGCTGCAGTGGGGAGACGCGCTGCAATGGCAACCTTCGAGGAGCAGACAGCGTGCGTTGTGGAAGCCTTGTTCTCCGACCTCCTAGGTGAAGATGACACTGACTGCCGGAGCCTGGAGACAGACTTGGGAGGTAAGGCCTGTTGTGGGAGGAAAAAACGgtttctttgctgcagatgaTAGAGGAGCATTTTGACTGAACACTTAAAGGAAGGAGGCTGTACCTTGGGGTTGTTGGGTTTCCTAAAATGCAGGCTTGTGATGACTTCCAAGCTATctctgttttgggggaaaagttAGAGCAAGGTAAAGTTTGAATGCCGGGCAGCCCACAGCTGCAGTCTGCCTTGGCAGGGCCGGGCAGCGGGGGCTGTGAAGGACGGCCACCCCGCTTTCCACTCCTCGGGGCTGCAGGCGCTGGCAGCGGGCAGTGCGGCAGGGaaggtgctgctggctgccgtGCCCCgcacgggtccgcaggtcctgagTTGCTCCAAGCCAACAGGGACAAGTTTTAACTGTCATTCATTATCAAGAAGAAAGCTCATATTGCTTGTTGGATAAAAACAGTCGCTTTAACATGTAAGACAGAATGTGGTCTTTGCTTCCCACACCCCCAATATCATTTGGGCTACTTTGGTTTGCTGGGAAATGCTGCAAGAAACCAAAATTTTGCCTGTATTCATGTTGcttttcccattattttcttGGCAACAAACCAGTTGAAATGTCCCAAGAGACACCGGGATCTTGCTGACACCCGATAGCAAGCAAAGTCCATTTCTCAAAAGCTTCATGGAAGTCTGTCATTTTGCCTAAAGAAAAAGTCTGCGTTAGCATATTGCTCATTTCCCTCTCCTGGATTAGACGCCggtgcctctgcctctgctgtcCTGAGCGCTGTGAAACTGCCCCAGAGCCCGGGAGACGCAGGCTTCTGCCCAGGGCTGCCGGCACCTGAACGAGATGAGCTGAGCTGGAATTAGTGGCTGGATGAGGAAGGGGGCTTGGATCAGGAAGCGGTGCCTCCAGATAAAGTTGCCCACAGCTTTGTGTCGAAAGAGTCTACTTTCAGTTCCTTATGACTGTCAAATGTGGAAAtggttttgctgaaaatttcaGTGTCGGGTAGCTCCTTCTGGCTGAACCTTGTTTTGGTAATATtcagaaacaataaataataatccgttgggtttttttttcccctcaggatGCTTTAAGGGAAAAATGCTTTAACTGAGGCGCTCCCCCGCCCTCCCCTTAAGTAATTTAGCTAAGAAGTTCTAATGGTTTTATATACTTGAAATTTGTGAAGTATGCCTTTTGCTCCTTTGTGAAAGCCTTCCCAAATTTGGGTCACTATGAGACTTTGAAACGTTGCAATTTGCACTTGCCCAGAAGAGCCCTTGAGTATAATATCTAAATTCTCTGAAGACTGCACACGATGATCTGCAGCCTCGAAATGCTGGGGGAATGCAAGCAGGACTTTGCCATCCCATCGATGCTGCTGTGTCactgcagccagaagagagagaTGAGATGCTTCCCAGCAACTCTGACCTTCCTTGCTTGCTTCTGGcagcctgggaggaaggagctgcCGGAACCCAGAGTGGTAAAAGAGAGGCCTTAGGGATGCCCTTGGAGAAACGGGAGTGGGGATGAACTGAGACTTGACAACGAAGCAACCGAGGTGGGAGGAAAGAGACCTGGACAAACCCATGGTACAGAGCCCCTTGGTCCCTGTAAATCAATGAACACTTGAGTGGCTGTATGACATTTCTTAGGGACTTTGGTTTCACATTTCCTCATGTGTCTTGTCAGAGGTCTACCCTGCATTAACCTCCCGAGTGCTTGAGGCAGTAACTACCGTAGCGCCCGTTGAAGGCAGCGTTTTGGACGCAGTAGGCAGCTAAAGAGGCTGGGCTGTCAGCGCGGGTTCTCCTTCTCCGCCTGTAATGCGTTACGCTGAAACCCCTCGCCCTGCGCTCTCTGCTCTAGAGCCTGTGCAGTCTGCGGGAGAGCCTCCGACCAGGTTTGACCCAGTCGTGGTCGCCAGTCGCCTGCGGCGGATGGGGGACCAGTGCAACCTGGATTTTGAAAGGATTTCCTCAGAGGCCCTTGCTGAAGTGCTCAAGGGAAAGGTAAAGCGCACCGTGTCCTGCCTGGCCTGCCCGGCTCCTTGTCCGTAGGCCAGCCTTGTGTCGCCTTGCGTTGGAGAATAGGAAAAGTCTGGGGAGCAGCACGGCTTAACGCTGCAGGATTCAGGGGGGTCTGAGGGGAAGGGGCACGACACCCCGCAGCCTCCCTTCATTTCTGTGCCGCGGGCGGCGTGCAAGCCACCAGGACAGAAGCCGGACAAGGCGCTGTGGgagctgccttttctcctcctctcttccaaCGGAGCTGCTTTTTATCACCTGAGAAGCGCTGGAGCCGCCTGGGCAGGCCTGTCGTTGCAGGAGATGCTCTGCGGTCTGGAGTTGGTGGGGGCAGCTAGTGTgtagaggaggaaaggaggaagaccGTGGTGAGAGGAGCAGAGCGGgttctccagcctgctgcaggtgatctggctccagcctgccctgcGGCCAGAGCACTCGTGCCCGCACACTTCTGGCACGAGTGCTGCAGGCAGTTCTAGCTGCAGGCAGTTCTAGCTTCAGGTTCGTTGCAGTTCTGGTTAGGCAACCGGCTGTCCTCCCCAGTCCTTCAACCACGCTTGTACAAGCAACAGTAGAGGAGAGCCCTGCCTTGACTGTCCTATGCTGTATGGGTGTCACCAGGAAGCTGCGGGGTCACCTGCTCGAGGCGTGGGTAGAAGCAGCAAATACAGGAATTTAACCGAATGTTGGGGTTTGAGCCAAGACTTACTTATCacactgtcatttaaaaagaagctcAAACTGCTCTCTTGATGCTTGCAGATGGAGAAGTTTGGGGCTGCCGTGGACTctctcagcaggagctggagtgACCAGAACCCCGAGCTGGTGTACGAGAgagcttttctctctgtttctgtgaaatTGCTAATGTATGTTGCTAAGAAAGTCCAAGCTGCCGTGCTTCCCAACCAACTCACAGAAGTGATTAATGGAAATTCTCAAGTGAGAAACTACATTGAGGCCTGCGGCGGATGGGTAAGGATGCGAAGGTGGCGGTGATGTTTGCCTGGGCATTTATGGCTCTTCTTTGTGTCTCTCACCTCTCCCACCTGCCTCGCTCGGCTTGTCAGTGATACCAGTGTGTCCCCCAAGACATGCGCACCAGCTAACTCTGCGTATAGCTGTGCGAGCATGGCTTTGCTAAACACCTCGGTGAAGTCTTACTGGAGTCAGCATCAAACTTCCCATCTGCTTCTCTGTCTCAGGGTTTAATTCCTTATCTCAGCATCTTGGGAGCTCAGCTCGCTCCCTTAGATGAAAATCAGAATAATGAAGGATGGGCCATACAAAAAGTGCCGTCCTGCTCACGCAGCTTTACAGACCCCACTTGGTGCGTTTTACCAGGGGAAGGGATGAAATCGGTCCAGGAGAGGGTTGCAGTGGGAAGCGAGTCACTCATCCCTCCATCCCATGTCCTTCTCTTCCTGCCAGTTCCTTTAAACCTGCCTTGAATCCTTTCTCTAAAACACACAcgcatggggttttttgtttgttttcaggagAACTTGGACAATTGAGAGAAAGGGCTGTACTACTTTCCAGAAGGTGAAGCTGGGCTTTtcattggaaaagaaaagagaaatgctgttGTATTTCTTCCAGAGACTGCAAGCAGAACTCTACACATAAGCAACGTGTAAAAGAGATTCTGTATCACTACaagcaaaaattaataaatgtttgttgttattaatttgtttttcttcttgtgtttctCTTACATTTAGCCATAAAAGTGGGCTTCACTCTTATTCAAGGTTTCTAGGTTAGTGCTTAGTGCTGCAGACTCATCAGGTGaatatttgtttcaaaacatgTTTCCATTAGTTATTCTAAAGATCTCTCGGTTCCTCTCAGGTGATTCAAAcacttatttttgcaaaattaacatttgacattattttaaactaaaactgATGGCTCTTTCAGAGTGATCAGCAGCCCTTTGCCTTTTAGCAACTGGATACAGAAATCTTGTAGCTATTCTGTACCTGGtctgcaagaaaacacaaagggGGAACACATTTAATGACTTTAGTTACaatcagaaagagaaatagaCTTGGTACAGCTAGTCTGAAGTCTTTGTGCAAAATGTGAGATATTGGAAAGATCAAGGTTGTGATTCCCATAcctttttttgggttttggggggttgtttttagtttagttttgtttagttttcccTACTTctgcaagcagagaaaatggaTGGCCTTCGAGAACTTTGCTCTCTGCATCCTCTTCCCACTTTGGAATGACCTCTACTTTGTcctatgggtttttttagagtACCTGTAAGCGTTACTGAGAATGAGTGAGGTGAATTAGGCTGGCataattaatttgatttctgtagTCTACTGGAGTCAGATTTGACCCTCTCTTCTGGCACAAGCTACCAGACATGGGGAATTGTGGCTGGAAGAGTTGACCTGAAGCACGTCGATAGGTTTTCTCTGTTCAGAAGCGGTCGCGCAGTTCAGGGCAGTAACGCGTGCAAGCCAGGTTCAGGTGCTCAGCATCTGCCTGAAgtattctttcaaaatattttgcagttaatGTGGCAAACAGGCAAAGTTATAAGTGTGAAGGGGAACCGTGGATTCTGCGTGCTGTTTTAGGGACTCTTCTGGTCGCAGCACATTCCAAGTCCGAAGCCTTCCCCCCGGCCGCCCGGCAGTGACGCGCAGCCGCCCGTGGGCACGcgtgctcagctgctgccccCCCGGGCTCACCCCTCCGGACCGTGGCCCGGCAGGGCCGTGCTGCTGGTGACGGCTGGCCGTGGCGCTTAGAGAAGTCAGATGTTGGGGTGCTTGGCTCTGGTCTCCAACGTCTGACCACCTTCGTGGCACAGTGCACGGGGAAACAGCTGGGCACGCTGGAGGCGCCCGGGGGACGtggggcagccctgctcctgccacgaggctcctgcccagctcagtgctgctgcGAGGCGCGCGTCGAGTGCGTCTGGTTTTAAAAGGAGGCGCTAGGGCCCCAggttgtgtgtttttgttttgttatttgaCCACGATATCTGTTACGTACTAATTTCCTTTGAGACTTGTGATGAAGTCAGTAAACCACAGCCTGCCGCGAGCGCTCTCCGGGCTGGCGCTTTCCGCTGCGGCACGCACTTGACATGTCCATTCCCAGGTTTGGCAGGCCAGTCGTGCTCGGTCTCCGGCAACATGGACCAAAGGGAGATTCTGCTGCAAAACCTGGAAAGAGCCCAAGGCAAGAAGGTCAACCGAGAAGAGTTTGTAGACGAGTTTTTGGTAAGTTTGCTTAAGGCACggctctgtgtttcagttgaTTTTAAAGGGAACCGCTCAGTCACTTCTCAAATGGGGATGTGATTTGCATGTGACAATAAGATTTTCTATGaattttacagcagaaagaGACGCAGGAGTTAACTGTGGTAAAGGGAATGTAAAGACAGAAGAGTAATTTAATAGTTTGCATTCAAAGTAAAACCATTTGCTTGTTAAATAATTGCCCGAGTGCTTCCTGTTTTGTACTTTGTGAATGCACTTGTCAAGACACAGTTTCACTTCGCCTGGTAATACAACTCGGGGTATAGTGAGGAATATGGAGCCACTGCCCCTTCTCCCCATTGCAATCTGTAATATATCTGTGATACACGTGTTCCTGTCAGGGATCTCCAGTTGCTGCTTGACgtagcttttccttttttcatttcaacagaaaGCCCCCACCCTGCCCCGTACCATCTGCGGAGCAGGGAGCGGGTGTTCAGAGAAATGCCCTGTGGACCCGAGACTGTTCCGCCTCTCATCGGCACGGGGCACCTTGGCCCAGGCGTGAGGAGACAGTGATCGGAGCAGCTGGACGGGCCATTTCTCCGGCCTCCAGCGCTGCGCTAGGTTACGTGGAAGGGCTCGTGCATCCGTTCGCACTGCGTGCATGTGCTCTACGTCCAGCACTGCTTCTGGCCCCtcctggaaattaatttcttgttcCCTCAAGGCAAAACTAGCAAAAAATGCTGATGGCTCCCACCTTCCCCTGTGTTCTGCAGCGTCTAGCTGGTTGAGATCCGTGCAGTGCCCCGATCTGTGAGCTCTCTgacatctttttatttgtttgggtgGCAGGGTGAGTCTTAGATGGCAATCCACTGTCTCACAGTTAAAGCTGATAGCTGGCGATGGCTGTTGATGTGTCAGCTGGAAAAGGCTGCTCTGGCAGGCTGTCTGGGCTGCTCTGAGAAGCAAAGGCATTGCCCAGCTTTCGCAGACATAGGGAAGAGTAAAACTGATACATCTGTAAGATCTGAGATGTCTCAAACGCCGGAATAACCACTGGCCCTGAGCTACCCCCCGGGcaagggctgcagcaggcagtggTCTCTGGGGAAGGTGCAGGGGTTACTTAGGAGTCCCCACGAGATCCAGCCCTGCTTTGTCGTACCAGTGAAGACTGGCACTTCAAACACTTGGGAAAAGCTTAGTGCTTGGTTTCCAGGCGTCTGGGTTGGAGGGAAGTGATTAATCTGAGCCTGCAGTGACAGTCTGTTGTTCCATGGAACAAAGTGCTGTCACAGGCTGCTGAATTTCCCCCTTTCGCTGCTGTGCTGGGGTTGTACTGTGCTGTGCGAGGCAGCAGGCTGTCGAGCCCTGGTGCACGGGCTAGTTCTAGCAGCCAAATGTACAGTTAATTTTCTGACCAACATGGCAGGTAGAAGTGGTCGAGGCTGTGTTTCCTCTTGTACTGCGAAGAGATCTTCCCAGGATGGCCTGAGTTGCTGGCCACTTTTGCAAGTGCAGAAGCCTTAACAGGCAATTGCGATGGCTTGCATTTTCAAACTTGGTAGAAATGTTCGATGCTATTTCTCCATCCTAACGCCTCCCCTCTCTTTGTGTGAACAAGCATTTGTACATGCAAATTGTGGTGGTGTTACTGTAAAtgatcaggttttttttttttttagagtcccctttttctgtttgtgcagtCTCACAGCCAGAGTTTGATCCTTACTgctcttgcttgctttctcatATGTAGGCATTTCTCAAGCAGTTTTATGTCAGTTTATGCAGGGACAGAAAAGTAAGGCGATTCAGAGCCTTGGCTACGAGAAGACTGGCTTCAGCACTAAGTGATGCCCCTTCCATGAAAGCTTACCCTGGAAGTTGGGGTTGCACTggaaggaggcagggggaggaTGCGACCAACACCAGAAGAGCTCAGGAGGTTACTGGGAGGTGTAGTCTACAAAAGCCATCCTGCTCCCACAACTTCTATTACACTGTGCCTGCTCCCATATTCTTGATTAATAGAGGCTGGACATGTGGACTGTCCTGGGCCTCCTGTACCTTCTTCCTGACTCATTCCATCCAGGTCAGTGAGATGTGACTCCTGTGGTAttgtggctggagagcagcagaatTTAGGgtttaaaaactgcagtttgATGTTAAAAACCAGCAACTCTGACTTGGATCTGAATTGGAATATTTGTGCACAGAAATACTGCGGAGATGAGATACACGTTGCTGTATACACCTTTTATCTGTGGTATTGCTGAGGGGCTGCTTGGCTTGGTCAAGTACGTACAAGCTACAAAGTCCTCCAGCTCCTGATGTGGCCTTTTGGCAGATATCACCATTCTGTAGCTTAATGCATGCCGGCCCTGACGGCTGTCGTGTCCTAGCGGCTGCTCATCTAGAGCAGGCTGGAGTCAAGGCGAGTTTTgcagctctcctgcagctgctggcacgTCGGGTCTGCAGCAAGGAGGACAGGGGACAGGATTCTCAAAACTGGATGAGAACTTTTGGGAGAGCTGAAGCGCAGACGCTTATGAGCTCCCGTGGGAAGGTCACCAGTGAGCTGACTCCCAAAGCGATTTACGGTGAGCACCCAAGAATCAGGGCCCCGAAACCATCAGGACTCCTGCGATTCCTGCTCACGTGCTGTcatgccagagctgcagcccccGAGCCCTCGGGCACGCCGGGGAGGGCTTTGCCAGTACCAGCGGGAGGGACTGCTGCCTCCTCAGCCCTAACCCCTTTGACCACGGCACTATTTTGGTTCGGCGACCCCGAGGCCGGCAGGCTGTTTTTCCCCGTGCCGTGAGCGGCTGAACCGCCGTTCCCACTTTCTGTTAGCAGCTCAGGCGGGTCACCATGAGGTGCACACCGGGCATGGGAAACCCTCTCACCTTGCAGCTCAGGTGTGCCCGTGGTCCCTTCCCTTTGCTCTTCACTCCTGCACACCTTTCTCCCATAAAGGCACACGATCCTGAGGGCTCTCCTGCGCAGCCCGATTCTCTGGACCCCAGCAGTGATGTCCAGGAGGAGGGCTGTGCAGGTATGGCTCCAgggtggtgggaaggggagaCTTGCCCCTCGGAGTGTCAAACCGTAGAGACACTTACTAGAGAAATggccttttgttttaaataaaaagcaccCCTTGGTGTCAAGAAAAGTGGTTCGGTAGACaaaaaattgtgaaagaaaacaatacagcAAGAATGGTGCTTTCGAAGCTGATGGTAACGAGCAGTGTGTGTTACTTAGAAGCTGAtgtcagtgaaataaaattctatGCTTTGGCAGGAAAAAGATGCTTGAACTCTCCAGGAGTGCTGCAGCTTTAtcctggaaatgaaagagaCGAGAGATTCATACCCCTAAGGCTCTATCCTAGgactccttctcctttctctttcatcaGTGCATGTAGCTACTTTGCTCCAGTTGCTTCTGCTCCTTTAGTGGCTTGAGCATTGCTGTTTGCAGCTACAGATGGGAGCATCTTTACCGAAGTGAGAAAAATCAATTGATTTATCTGTCTCTTCTGATATCATTTGTTAAAGGTGGTTTAACGTTGTTACTCCTCTTATCTGGGTGCCATTTACTGAGAATGATTCCCCTGTGTCTCACTTATTTGTGAGGGCGGTGCTTTATGTGCTGTATAAACACATCATTTCACTTCAGAAGCCTACGTGCCCGAGCCTGGTGTGGGCACTGCCTCAGCACACACTTTCCATTCTTCAGAAGCCTGTGCTGGGGCTCTAAGGTGGCTTCTGTCTCTATTCTTGCTCTGAGTACCTTGAGAAAAGCCACTCAGGAAAGAATTAATGGTGCAGACCTTGGTTTGTGGTAGTGAACCTGACCCCTAGAGACCTTCACACGTACTCTAGTCATGTGTTGTATGTAGCACATCTGCTGTAATTTGTTCCATTCTTTTAtcacagaagctgaaaaggcAGTCAACAAAGTACAGATCGGATAAAATCTACCCTACAGCAGCATCTGAGCAACCAGAGAACATCAAGAAGAACAGATACAAGGACATCCTACCCTGTAGGTTGGAAATGGCAAATGTTCctattcagctttttttttttttctagctcgAGCCTGTTCTCTTCCTCCAGTATCTGCCTGCACAGTTGCTTGCACGTGAGCATATCACTGGCTGTCAGTTGGCCTTGAATTCTGCTGTTCAGATTTAAGGCTTTATCTTTGACTGTTGCAGTGCATGCTCGGGAAGACTTTGGCACATATTTTGTACAGACAGAAGAACTTCTATTCAGTAGGAAACACATCCTCTAACGGTTATCCTTGCAAGCTTTCTGGGTAGCATTGCAACCACTTGTTTTCCAAGGCCTTGTAGAGAATGGCTTTGGGCAAAGATGTCTCCATGATGTACAAAGCAGACCACAGGCAAAAACTGTTGTGGCGTGTCCTGGCTTGATGCAGTAGTCTCCAAAGGACAGTCTGTCCTAGGATCAGAGCAGACTGTCCCTTTCATCCATTCtagcttgaaaaacaaaaaaaatctaaacccaCAGACCTCATTTGAGCCTGTAAGTCGGAGTGCAGCGTGATTTTAGGCTTGGCTTGCTCTATGGTCAGAGGACGCGATTGGCGTTGCGCTGGGGTAGTGGCAGCATCTGCAGCTCTTGCTTAGGCCCTCACCACCACTCTGAAAGAGAGCTTGCCTGTCTGCTGCTCGCGTGTAGGCAATGGCAATTCCATGCAGGGCTATCGGTAGGTGCAGGAGGAGGCATTAGCTGCTTGCACAGCCACTCATCTGCTCTGGGATGAGTGCTTTGATGTATGTGCTCCTCCAAAGCACCTTGTACTGCAGTCTGAGGAGCTCAGCTACCATGAAAGACAAACAgtaactgctgctgcttctgcttttgtgcCTGCAGTTGACCACAGCAGAGTGGAGCTGTCCCTGATTACATCAGATGCAGATTCTCATTACATCAATGCCAACTTCATCAAGGTATTGCTTCTTTCATGGTGTTTTGCCATGCAAAGGTGTTTGTAGCAGCTGTTAGTGCTGCCTGGTTGAGTTGTGCCAGGAGGAGCAGGTCCTGTGGCTCTGGTGAGTGAAAGGACTATGCAGTAGTTTCTGGGCTATGCTCAAGGATAACTGATGTAAAGAAGATGTGTACAATCAGCGAGCCCTTCAAAAACATCCCGTGCAGCACAGAGGCACCAGGCTGCAGGCCAACGGACATGTGCTCATGTTGGGGTGGGTGGTGGAACAGTTTGTGGCTCACAGCCCTGACTTCTTTGTGGGTGTTACTGCCTTGGGTGGGTGACAGCGGTGCAAAATTGGCTGTGGCCAGAATCGCCTTGCCCGAAACCAGTGCACAGGCAGGAAGCCTtgcactgcagcacagctgagacCCACTGCAGCGGCGAGCAACAGGGCAGGTCAACGCGGGCTGGTTCTCCATCAGGAGCTCCATATGTTTTGGGACTCTCCTGTCCTCACAACCCTTCTCTGATAGATAGATGGATAGAAGGTTTCCTTCATTCTGTGTAACCTGTCCGCAGAAGAACAGACCTTCACAAGGGGATCACTGTTCGTTCTTTGGCCAACAGCCACGGATGTGCCAAGCTGCACACTGCAGAGCTGGATCAGCTGTTGCAACATCACCTCCAAGCTCCCAAATGCACTGCAAGAACTGGTGGTCTCTGGGAGCAGACCTCACCTcaagcccagctccctggcTTGGGTCTGCCTTTGGGAGGTTTGCATGCCATTGGTTTCTGGTTGCTTAATTTGatttaggtgcctaaatttTAACTATATAAAAGCCCTTCTATGTCCTTAATGGGCTCATTGGATAGAATTAAGATTCAGAAAGAGGGATGACTTTGTTTCTGCTAGTGAACTATGCAAATATGTCTCCATGTCTGATCTGAGTGCTGTTTTAGGGCGTCTATGGGCCAAGAGCATACATTGCAACGCAGGGTCCTCTCCCCACTACTGTCATTGACTTTTGGAGGATGATTTGGGAGTATGAAGTCCTGGTAAGGTGCAGATTTatatgcctttcttttttttaaaaaagaaaagttgtcCGTACAGCCAGCCAGAAGTCCTTTTTGACTAAGCAGACAGTGGGAGTGTCAGGGTTTTACTCCAGATGTCGTGTATGCCCCGCATCCTTCCCGTGAGCCTCCTCCACACTCGTGCTGAGACAGGAGTCTGCTCGTGGCTGTCTCTGTGTTTGGGCTCTGAGTGGGAAAGGTCCTCGTGCCCGGGCTGTGGATGATGTCCTGACTTTGATTTGCCTAGCAGTCTGGGACTCTGGGGAAGGCAGCCCACAGGACTTGCTCATTGCTGAGAAGCACCCACAAGTGATGAGATTGATTTTGCTGCCTGGGTAAGAAACTTGTGTTCAGACTTTTCTAATGAATCTTCTTTCTGCAGATTGTGGTCATGGCTTGTATGGAGTTCGAAATGGGAAAGGTGAGTAACGTGTCAGAGATGGCCTCTGTCGTGACAGTGCCAGGGCAGGGTGGAGAGATGCAGAATTTTATTACATCTCATTAGTGACAGCGAGTTTCTGTTTGATACGAGCTGTTTCCTGAGTCTCCAGCTGCAGATTCTTAAACCGTTTCCAGTAGTGTAGCCAGCCTCTTTGGAAGGGGAAAACCGGCAACGAGGGGTCCAGGGAAGGGGGGGCTGGAGCTGGCCAGCAGCAAGAGCCGGGCCTCCTCCCAGCACGAGCTTTGTCCGGCAGAGTGAGACAGGAGACAGTGCGGGTGGGCTGGTGGTGAATAACCAAACATGTCCTGCTTCTTGCAACAGAAGAAATGTGAGCGGTACTGGGCAGAGGCGGGCGGCTCTCCCCTGCAGTGTGGTCCTTTCTCCGTCGCCTGTGTGAGTACAGCTGCCGCGAGCACCCCGTCACATCACGTGTGCTGGGAACCCATGTCATCCGCAGAAAATATGACTCTAACTTCTTGTTCTGCAG encodes:
- the BCL2L15 gene encoding bcl-2-like protein 15; the encoded protein is MATFEEQTACVVEALFSDLLGEDDTDCRSLETDLGEPVQSAGEPPTRFDPVVVASRLRRMGDQCNLDFERISSEALAEVLKGKMEKFGAAVDSLSRSWSDQNPELVYERAFLSVSVKLLMYVAKKVQAAVLPNQLTEVINGNSQVRNYIEACGGWENLDN